Genomic window (Acidimicrobiales bacterium):
GGTTCGCCATCGCTCGTGCGCGGCACGGCGCGACGCCACCAGCGGCCCGAGCTCGCCCTCCCCCGCCTCCACCTCGGCGGGCAACAGGAAGAGGATGTCCTCGGCGTCGGCGATCACGCCTCGCCGGGCCAACCCACGGCCGCGCCGCAGCAGCGCCGACCGCAGCGACCCCGCGAGCACGAGCTGCCAGCGGGCACGCTCCTCGCGGACCGCCACGTAGTCGGCGACGCGGGCCAGCCGCCGGCGGAACCTCGCCTGGGTGGCGGGGTCGCCGGCAAGGCGGTCGTCGACGTCCGCCGCGAGCGCCTCTCTCCGCTTCGCGCCACGCTCGAGCGCGAGGCGGGGCGGGGGGACGTCGTCTGCCGCCATCTGGCGCAGCTGGCTCCAGAACCCGCCACGCTGCTCCCGCCACGTGGGGCAGGCGATGTCCCACGACTCGCATCGGCCGCCCCACTCGTCGAGGAAGGCATCGAGCTCGGCGAAGAAGGCGGGCTCGGCGCCGTCGGCGCGCAGCGTCGCCATGGCGGCGGCGGGATCGTCGGCGAGGAGGGCGGCGGCGACCCTCGGGCCGGCGGCTGCGCTGCGCCCCAGCCGCCAGAGGTCGTCGTCGGCCCGGAGGGTCTCGTTGGCGTAGCCCTGGGTCAGCTCGCTGGCCACGAGCGTGGCCGCCTCCTCACCGACGGCGTCGCGGCAGGTGGCCGTGAGCAGGTCGAGGTCGTTGCCGCAGACGAAGGCAGGGATCATGGTGAGCTGCATGCCGTAGTGCTGCAGCTCGGCCAGGGCCTGCAGCGACACCTCGTCGCCCGCGGCGTCGAGCTGGTCGCAGCACGCCTTCACCGCCGGCAGGCAGTGGTCGTGCCAGATCCGCAGGGCGCTGCCGTGCCGCTCGACGAGCTGGGCACAGCCGGTGAACATGACGTTCAGCACGTCGGCAGGCAACCCGCCGTCGACGAAGTAGGCGAAGCCCGATGCCTCGGGCCCGGGGCGGAACGTCGGGGGCAGCACGAGCCCGACCTCGGTGTGCGCACGTTCGGCGCCCGGGAGCCCCAGGTGGACGAGTGCGGCGGCCATCGGCGTCTGCGGCTCGCGCCCGTGCTCCCGCTCGCAGCGCCAGCGTCGCGTGGCGTCGTCGGCGTCCCGAAAGGTCACCGGGAACGGCGTCCCGTCGGCACAGCGGTACTCGATCGTGACCATGCGCTCCCTCCCCTGCACGGTCGGGCCCCCTCGCGCCCGGCGCCACAAGGTACTCCGGTGCGGTCAGCGCTCGCTGACCAAGGGTCACGGCGCACGCGGCGCACGCCGGGGCAGCGGCCTGGTGGGGCAGACTCGGTCCGTGTTCGCACGACTGCTCGTCCCGCCCGCCCTGAGCTTCCTGATCGACGACCGGGCCACCGGAGGCAGCCGGTGAACCCCGCCTTCGAGCGCTTCGTCTCCCTGCTCGAGCTCGAGGTCCTCGACCGCGACCTGTTCCGCGGAGCCAACCCCGGCAGCGTGGGCCCGGGGCGGGTCTTCGGCGGCCAGGTGGCCGGCCAGGCCATGCAGGCGGCCGCCGCCACCGTCGAGGTCGAGCACCACCCTCACTCCCTCCACGCCAGCTTCCTGCGACCGGGGCGACGGGGGACGCCGATCATCTACCAGGTCGACCGGATCCGCGACGGGCGGTCGTTCACGACCCGGCGGGTGGTGGGCATCCAGCACGGCGAGGCCATCTTCTCCCTCACCGCCTCGTTCCACGTGCTCGAGGCGAGCCCCGAGCACCAGCTCCCGCTCCCCCCCGACGTGCCGCCCCCCGACCGGTGCGAGCGCGAGGAACCAGGCCAGCACCACATCCACCACCACCCCTTCGACATCCGCGAGCTCGAGCCGCCCGCCGTCGTCGACGGCCGCCCCGCCGCGTCCACGCGCCGCATGTGGGTGCGCACCGACGGGCGCCTGCCCGACGAGCCGGCGGTCCATGCCAGCGTCGTCGCCTTCCTCTCCGACATGGGCCCGGTCGGTGCCGCTCGACGGGCGCTGCGGCGCAAGGGTGAGGCCGGCGAGATGATGGGCGCCAGCCTCGACCACACCCTCTGGTTCCACCGGCCGCTTCGGGCCGACGAGTGGCTCCTCTACGACCTGGAGGCCGTCGCCGTGGCAGGCGCCCGTGGCCTCTCGCGGGGCACGCTGTCCACCGAGGACGGCGTCCTCGTCGCCAGCGTCGCCCAGGAGGTCCTGCTCCGCCCGATCCAGCGCTGACCGTCGGCGGTGCTCAGCGCGCTGCCCGCCAGGCGGCGTCGAGGCGACCCAGCTCGGTCGAGGGCCCCGCCCCGACCGACGGCCAGAGCTCCTCGGCGATCCGTCGCCAGTTGGCGGTGGCGCCGAGGCGGCCGAACAGCCCGTAGAGGCCGAGGTTGATCCGGTTGATGAAGACGAACATCGAGCCGCCACCGCTCGTGTTCTGGGTGATGGGGCTCGAGCGGTCGAAGAGGCTGTGGACCACCCTCGACGCGTACTCCGACGTCCACGTGACCTCGCGGTCGTGCATCACCAGCTCGTAGTAGGGGATCATCGCGTCGTAGAGCTCTTCGTCGGTGGCGTCGGCACCGGGCAGGATGGCGTTGCTGTCCTCTAGCGCTCGGCGGAACTTGGCGGGGTCGGGGTCGAGGACCATGTGCTGGATGAACCGCTCGAAGTGCACCACCTCGTGCTCGTCGAAGCGCTTGACCAGCCCGAAGTCGAGGAAGGTCACCCGCCCACCGGGTCGGAACAGGTAGTTGCCCGGGTGCGGGTCGCCGTTGAAGAGGTGCAATCGGTAGAGGCTCCCGAAGACGAAGCGGTAGATCGCCTCGGCGGCGAGGTCGCGCTCGGCATGGCTCCAGGCCTCGGTCTCGGCGAAGCGGACGCCGTCGGCCAGCTCGGTGGTGAGCACCCGCCCGGTCGAGAGCTCTGGGAGGACATCGGGGATGTGGATGAAGGGGTGGTCGCGGTAGGCGTCGGCGAACTCCTGCTGGTTGACCGCCTCCTGGCGGTAGTCGAGCTCCTCGACCAGGCGAGCGGCGATCTCCTCGGCGATGGGCCGGGGGTCGAGGTTGGGGAAGATCAGCCGCATCGCCTGGGCCACCAGGTCGGTGGTCTCCAGGTCGGAGCGCACGGCGTCGGCGACCCCGGGGTACTGGACCTTGACGGCGACAGCGCGGCCGTCGTGGGTCATGGCACGGTGGACCTGCCCGATCGAGGCCGCCGCGATCGGGACCTCGTCCCACTCGGCGAAGACCTCCTCCGGCGGCGCGCCCAGCTCATCGGCAACGACGCCCGCCGCCAGCGCGGGGCTCATGGGTGGCGCGTCCTGCTGCAGCTCGGCCAGCGCCTCTCGGAAGGGTGCGGGCAGAGACTCGTCGACGTAGCTGACCATCTGGCCGAGCTTCATCATGGCGCCCTTCATGTTGCCGAGGGTCGCCGCGACCTCCTGGGCGGTCCGCAGCTGGAGCGCCTCGTCAAGCTCGTCCCGGCGCTCGGCCGACGCGAAGATCCGTCGTGCCCGGTGGGTGGCGTAGGCGCCGCCCATGCGGGTGCTCATCCCCGCCAGCTGCGCGCTTCGCGCTGCCGACCCTCGGCGCATCAGCGTGTCGCCCTCCGATGTCCGCGAGCGCCGGTAGGTCAGCGCCGCAGCGCCTCCCAGGAGTGCCAGGGCGGCCACCACCATCGAGCTCCTGCGCATCGCCACGCCGGGCAGTGTGGCAGGCACCGGCGCCCGGACCCTGATCGGAGGAATCCTGATCTTGAGGATCCGCCACCGCCCGATACGGTGCACCACCCGTGGGGCAGACCAGCGCCGGCATCAGCATCGACGACCGCCAGGGCCTCCGAGACGCGGTCGCCCGCGGCGACCGGGCTCCCTTCGGCTGGAAGCCGGCGATGGTCCTGGTCTGCATCTCGCTCGTCGACCGGATCGAGACGAGCGTGGTGGCAGGGGTCCTCCCCCTGCTGCAGGAGGAGTGGGGCTTCAGCGACACCTTCGGCGGCGCCATCCCCACCGCGGCCGCCATCGCCGGCATCCTCATCGCCCTGCCCGCCGGCTACCTCGCCGACCGCGTGCACCGGACCCGGCTGCTCTCCATCGTGGTGGCCACGTGGTCGATCGTGATCATGGCATCGGGCCTGGCGGTCAGCTTCGCCATGTTCTTCGCCACTCGGGTGGTGCTCGGCGCCGCCGACAGCCTCGACGGTCCTGCGGCGTCGAGCGTGCTGGCCGACTACTACCCCCCGGCCTCACGGGGGAAGGTGTTCGGCTACCACCGCCTCTCGGCGTTCGTCGGCGGCGGCCTCGGCGTGCTGTTCGGCGGCGTCATCGGCCAGCTGTTCGGCTGGCGGGCGGCGTTCGTGTTCATGGTCATCCCGGGCCTCGTCGTCGCCTGGGCGACCTGGCGGCTGGCCGAGCCGCGGCGTGGCCAGATGGACGAGGTCGTCGCCGACCTCCGCAGCACGGCCGGTGTCAGCGGCGACGAGCCGGTCGGCCCCGACAGTGTCTCCCTGGCGGGCGACGCCGACGTCGTGCTCGCCGCCCCGCTCGCCAGCGGGCCCCGCGCCCTGTACGCGCAGCTGCGCACGCTGATGCAGGTGCGCACGGTCTCCCACGTGTACGTGGGCGTGATGGCCCTGTTCACGGGCATCTCCGGGATCTTCTTCTGGCTGCCGAGCTACTACCAGCGGACCCACGACCTCAACGAGGGCACCTCGGCCGCACTGGCCGCCGTCCTCACCCTCGTGGCCACGATCAGCGGCACCGTGATCGGCGGCACACTCGGCGACCGGTGGCACGGCAGCCGGCCCGGCTGGCGCATCGTCCTGTCGGGTGCCGGCCTGCTGTCGGGGTCGTTCGCCCTCGCAGCGTCGTTCGCCATGCCCAGCCTCGCCCTCCAGCTGCTGCTGCTGGGCGCGGGCATGATCCTGATGTCGCTCGCCATCCCCAACCTGTCGGCGGCGGTGGCCGACGTGCTCCCCGCCACCCAACGGGGCATCGGCTTCGGCCTCTTCGGCCTGCTGTCGGCCGTCGGCGGCGCCATCGGCCCCTTGGCCGTGGGCGCCACCTCCGACCTCATCGGCTCCCTCGCCGGTGCGTTCTACGTCCTCGTGGTGCCCATCATCGTCGGCAGCCTCGCCGTCCTGCGGTGCCGGTCGTCGTTCGATGCCGACGTGGCCGCCGTCCTCGACGCGGCCGAGCGCCCGGAGTAGCTCAGGCGTCGTCGGGCAGCGCCGGACGCGCGCGGCCCGGGGCGACCGTCCGGGCCAGGACCCCGAGCGTGGCGCGGAGCGCCCCCTCGGACATCACCGGGAAGATCTCCGCCTCCCGCCAGACGGGGTCGATGCCCGACCAGTCGTAGTACGAGGTGACGAAGGTCCCCTCGGCGATCGGCTCGAGCCGGTAGCCGTAGATGTGGCCGATGTGCGGACGAAGCTGGCCCACGACGGTCCAGGCGATCTCCCGGGGCGGGTCGAAGGCGGTGATCTCGACCGTCACGTCGTAGAGCCCGAGCGGGTAGTCGTTGAGGGCCTCGCGGTCCATGTGCACCACGAAGCTGTCGCCGACGGCGCTCACCGGGTCGCCGCTGGCGGCCATGAGCATCCCCGAGCTGTCAATGGCCACGTGGCCCTGCGGATCGCAGAGCACGGCCCAGATCGCTTCAGGACCCGCGGCGATCGCTCGCTGGACCTCCATCCGTTCAGTCGTCATCGGGACATGCTGTCACGGCGACGCGGGGCGAGAGGCGCCGAGTTCGGTCGATCGTGGGGCGTGGGGTCGGTCGGTCGTTGTGGGACATCTCCAGCCCGGCCAGCTTGGTGACCTCCCCGCAGTGGTCGCTCCCTCAACCCACCCCCGGCACCCCTTGCTTTCCGCGAGGAGCCGCGGCCGCAGAAGCAACACGGCAGTGCTTGCAAGATTGGAGGAGAACCGGCCCCGGCAGTAGCGGCACGCATCCATGGAGTGATTGCCCGAACCGCGCCCGCTCGGCTACGCACGTCATGTCGTACAGAAAGTGGTGCCTCTGGTGGTGAGGGACCAGTCGAACGTGTACTGGCCGTCGTCGTAGTCGTACACCAGCTGCCCGATGCTTGCATAGGTGTTGGGAGGCGATGATTTGACCTGTAGCCCGCCTATGGCGCCGTCGCGGAATCGGCGCCACGGTCCCGGGGCGGCAGCGATCCCCGTGGGCTGAGCGCCGTAGCTCCACTCCCATTCACCCCATGCGTGACCGGTGACGTTACCGTTCGAGTCGTAGTGGACGATGACCGGTATCCACGCGATGAATCCGGAGGCGTGCACTGTCGGCGCGGTCACTGTGGCCGACCCCGAACCGATCGTGCAGTACAAGTTGCCGGTCCGTTGCCATGACACCGCTGCAGTGGAGATTTCGGACGTTGTTGGTTCGCTCGGAAGCTCGTCCGGCTGCTCGGGAGCGCCCTCGGCTGGGGGGGACGCCTGCATCCATTCCAGGGCGCGGATCAAGAATGTCGCCATCTGTCCGCGCGTAACTGCGGCATGGGGGCGGAAGGTTCCGTCCGGGTATCCCTTGGTGATCCCCGCCTCGGCGACGGCGCCGATGCCGGCGGCGTGGGTGCCGGAGGAGTCGGTGAAGGTGGCGTCCCCGGGGGGGAGCGCGAACGCGTTGGTGAGTAATGTCGCCATCTGTCCGCGGGTGACGTGCACCGATGGGCGGAATGTTCCGTCGGCAAATCCTGACGCGATTCCTGCCTCCACCAAGGCGTTGATGCTCGGCTCGTGGGTAGTTCCATCGTCATCTTGGAAGTAATCGTTGACACTCAGAGGCAGGCCGACCGTGCGCCCGAGAAACGTCGCCATCTGGCCACGCGTTACCGGATCAGCAGGGCAGTACAGGGACGGTCCGCAGCCTTGCGTTATGCCGTTTGCAGCGATCAAGTCAATATTTGTTTCGTGAGTAGAACCATCATCGTCGGTGAACAAACCCGCTGCGGAAGCCGGATGGGCCATCATGGCTGTAACCGCGAAAGCGGCCGTAATGACAAGAATCTTGCGAGACGGTTTCATGTCGTCCCTTCAGGATGCGATCTCGTTAGGGAGCATGGTGGCCCCTGCCGAGACGAGAGAGCAATAGCCCAAACGGTCTAGTTCGGATGGTTTGCGTCTCAGGTCATTGCACCTGCAGGCTGCGCCGGGTCGAGGGATAGTCATAGCGACAGATAGCCACTGTGGGATGGCTGCGCAATGGGGACAATTGATCGTCCCTGAACGCCGACTGAACGGCGAGTCGGCGGCGTTCGTACTCTGTCGGGTGTGACGACACCCCCGAGCGCCGACTCGGTCGCGTCACATGCGTCGCTCCGATGCACCCAGGGAACATCCGCTGGCTTCGACGGGTTTCTATGGCGGTGAAGGAGCGCTCTCCGGCAGTGTCCGCCTCCCCGGCGGTGTTCGCGGCGAAGGCACTGCTGCTCATGGTGACCCTCCTCCTGATGGCGTCGATGGGCGGCGGCTTCCTGCTGCTCCCGCTTCTCATTCCGGCTCAAGTGTGGGCAGCACGAGACTCTGGCCGAGTGGGCCGGATCGGGTGGTCACTCCTTCCCGCGGCTTCCGTGGGGATGGTGGCATGGGCTGGGGTGTACGTCGTGGCCGGCGAGTCGATGCCCGCCATCTGGCTCGTGCCTGCCATCGCACTCGCAGCGGGATGGGCTGCGACTGTCCGTGTAGCAGGACGGCGATCGTTGACCGCTGCCTGACCATCCGCCCGCGACTGCGTGCCGCTTTCCTGCTCGTCCCCGCCCACGACCGACCGACGGCTCCGGTCGCCGCAAACGCGAGCCAGATCAGCGGGCTGCCGCGCTCTTCCAGACAGTTGGTCCGACGGGGAGATCGGCAGAATCGAGCGTCCGCATCAGGAGACA
Coding sequences:
- a CDS encoding AarF/ABC1/UbiB kinase family protein gives rise to the protein MRRSSMVVAALALLGGAAALTYRRSRTSEGDTLMRRGSAARSAQLAGMSTRMGGAYATHRARRIFASAERRDELDEALQLRTAQEVAATLGNMKGAMMKLGQMVSYVDESLPAPFREALAELQQDAPPMSPALAAGVVADELGAPPEEVFAEWDEVPIAAASIGQVHRAMTHDGRAVAVKVQYPGVADAVRSDLETTDLVAQAMRLIFPNLDPRPIAEEIAARLVEELDYRQEAVNQQEFADAYRDHPFIHIPDVLPELSTGRVLTTELADGVRFAETEAWSHAERDLAAEAIYRFVFGSLYRLHLFNGDPHPGNYLFRPGGRVTFLDFGLVKRFDEHEVVHFERFIQHMVLDPDPAKFRRALEDSNAILPGADATDEELYDAMIPYYELVMHDREVTWTSEYASRVVHSLFDRSSPITQNTSGGGSMFVFINRINLGLYGLFGRLGATANWRRIAEELWPSVGAGPSTELGRLDAAWRAAR
- a CDS encoding SRPBCC family protein encodes the protein MTTERMEVQRAIAAGPEAIWAVLCDPQGHVAIDSSGMLMAASGDPVSAVGDSFVVHMDREALNDYPLGLYDVTVEITAFDPPREIAWTVVGQLRPHIGHIYGYRLEPIAEGTFVTSYYDWSGIDPVWREAEIFPVMSEGALRATLGVLARTVAPGRARPALPDDA
- a CDS encoding acyl-CoA thioesterase domain-containing protein — its product is MNPAFERFVSLLELEVLDRDLFRGANPGSVGPGRVFGGQVAGQAMQAAAATVEVEHHPHSLHASFLRPGRRGTPIIYQVDRIRDGRSFTTRRVVGIQHGEAIFSLTASFHVLEASPEHQLPLPPDVPPPDRCEREEPGQHHIHHHPFDIRELEPPAVVDGRPAASTRRMWVRTDGRLPDEPAVHASVVAFLSDMGPVGAARRALRRKGEAGEMMGASLDHTLWFHRPLRADEWLLYDLEAVAVAGARGLSRGTLSTEDGVLVASVAQEVLLRPIQR
- a CDS encoding S-layer homology domain-containing protein, whose amino-acid sequence is MKPSRKILVITAAFAVTAMMAHPASAAGLFTDDDGSTHETNIDLIAANGITQGCGPSLYCPADPVTRGQMATFLGRTVGLPLSVNDYFQDDDGTTHEPSINALVEAGIASGFADGTFRPSVHVTRGQMATLLTNAFALPPGDATFTDSSGTHAAGIGAVAEAGITKGYPDGTFRPHAAVTRGQMATFLIRALEWMQASPPAEGAPEQPDELPSEPTTSEISTAAVSWQRTGNLYCTIGSGSATVTAPTVHASGFIAWIPVIVHYDSNGNVTGHAWGEWEWSYGAQPTGIAAAPGPWRRFRDGAIGGLQVKSSPPNTYASIGQLVYDYDDGQYTFDWSLTTRGTTFCTT
- a CDS encoding MFS transporter — its product is MGQTSAGISIDDRQGLRDAVARGDRAPFGWKPAMVLVCISLVDRIETSVVAGVLPLLQEEWGFSDTFGGAIPTAAAIAGILIALPAGYLADRVHRTRLLSIVVATWSIVIMASGLAVSFAMFFATRVVLGAADSLDGPAASSVLADYYPPASRGKVFGYHRLSAFVGGGLGVLFGGVIGQLFGWRAAFVFMVIPGLVVAWATWRLAEPRRGQMDEVVADLRSTAGVSGDEPVGPDSVSLAGDADVVLAAPLASGPRALYAQLRTLMQVRTVSHVYVGVMALFTGISGIFFWLPSYYQRTHDLNEGTSAALAAVLTLVATISGTVIGGTLGDRWHGSRPGWRIVLSGAGLLSGSFALAASFAMPSLALQLLLLGAGMILMSLAIPNLSAAVADVLPATQRGIGFGLFGLLSAVGGAIGPLAVGATSDLIGSLAGAFYVLVVPIIVGSLAVLRCRSSFDADVAAVLDAAERPE